The following coding sequences lie in one uncultured Fretibacterium sp. genomic window:
- the serS gene encoding serine--tRNA ligase, with protein sequence MLDLRWILANREEAERFLRDRRHDFDLGVLESLDGRRRRLIAETEELKARRNEGSRKVGEAKRSGTDASALMEEIRLMGDGIRERDSALAEVEDELKRILMTLPNRLHEGTPVGADENDNPVVRSWGAPKDFGFEPRPHWELAEDLGIMDFEKGVMLAQSRFTLLRGMGARMERALISFMLDLHTTRHGYTEMEPPFMVRSEILEGTGQLPKFAEDLYRIEGEDLWMIPTAEVPLTNLHRGTILEESDLPKYYTAYTPCFRREAGSAGRDVRGMLRQHQFDKVEMVKLCTPETSYEELEKLTANAERVLQLLELPYRVVALCSGDIGFGAAKTYDLEVWLPSQGKYREISSCSNCEDFQARRMDTRYRPAGGGRPRFVHTLNGSGVAIGRALIAILENGQAQDGSIRIPEALVPYMGGVAELRRN encoded by the coding sequence ATGCTTGACCTGCGATGGATCCTCGCGAACCGCGAGGAGGCGGAACGCTTTCTGAGGGACCGGCGGCACGATTTCGACCTCGGCGTCCTGGAGTCGCTGGACGGGAGGCGCCGCAGGCTGATCGCCGAGACCGAGGAGCTGAAGGCCCGGAGGAACGAGGGGTCCCGTAAGGTAGGGGAGGCGAAGCGGTCGGGGACGGACGCGTCCGCCCTCATGGAGGAGATACGCCTTATGGGTGACGGCATCCGGGAGCGGGATTCCGCCCTGGCGGAGGTCGAGGACGAGCTGAAACGCATCCTGATGACCCTGCCCAACCGCCTGCACGAGGGCACGCCCGTGGGCGCGGACGAGAACGACAATCCCGTGGTGCGCTCCTGGGGCGCGCCGAAGGACTTCGGCTTCGAGCCCAGGCCCCATTGGGAGCTGGCCGAGGATCTGGGGATCATGGACTTCGAGAAGGGCGTCATGCTGGCCCAGAGCCGGTTCACCCTTCTGAGGGGCATGGGGGCCCGGATGGAGCGGGCGCTGATCTCCTTCATGCTGGACCTGCACACCACCCGGCACGGCTACACGGAGATGGAGCCGCCCTTCATGGTGCGCTCCGAGATCCTGGAGGGGACGGGACAGCTTCCGAAGTTTGCGGAGGACCTCTATCGGATAGAGGGGGAGGACCTCTGGATGATCCCGACCGCGGAGGTGCCCCTGACGAATCTGCACCGGGGGACGATCCTGGAGGAGTCCGACCTTCCGAAATATTACACGGCCTATACCCCATGCTTCCGCCGGGAGGCCGGCTCGGCGGGGCGCGACGTCCGGGGGATGCTGCGCCAGCATCAGTTCGACAAGGTGGAGATGGTCAAGCTCTGCACCCCGGAGACGAGCTACGAGGAGCTGGAGAAACTGACGGCGAATGCGGAAAGGGTGCTGCAGCTTCTGGAACTGCCCTACCGCGTCGTGGCGCTCTGCTCCGGCGACATCGGGTTCGGGGCGGCCAAGACCTACGACCTCGAGGTGTGGCTTCCCTCTCAGGGCAAGTACCGTGAGATCAGCTCCTGCAGCAATTGCGAGGACTTCCAGGCCCGTCGCATGGATACGCGCTACCGGCCGGCGGGCGGGGGGCGGCCCCGCTTCGTCCACACCCTCAACGGATCCGGTGTGGCTATTGGACGGGCGTTGATAGCCATTCTGGAGAACGGCCAGGCTCAGGACGGAAGCATCAGGATCCCGGAGGCGCTCGTCCCCTATATGGGCGGCGTGGCCGAGCTCCGAAGGAACTAG
- a CDS encoding WecB/TagA/CpsF family glycosyltransferase: protein MAGYAAMVAGCGAAALLCVGVQYCAKRMLEPRQYGYFRDLLLAGCWMLMALWFGDVNARIVVGGAFLAGIAGLGEDLYSDRRWRLGYLLIGVLCALAGPSIAFLRFADGEYVYLTPLASVVATTLWFTLFPLLFRHLDEIPGLLGHILAVTFSLMLMAVLLMGRAAAGAFFMAFSGMALLGAFWSRFGNAYRQAGHAMSAMWSVLAAGTAVLGGSKGIVFSSMLFLSLGLFAIPLAEVSLHWASMFFTEHPYGTERLYRRMIARGLEHPDAIRFVAGLCALVSIAAALLQSPTTYRAWVWWLAAGLCSLGVVVPLLLRRRSRSPMSGEKPSLWGVRIDNVSMNYAVSRARGLILSPGEEARLVATVNALGMEEAVRDPDYRAALGDASMVLADGVGLLWGMRFLGMSLQERVTGIDFAEQLCRVAAVEEWPVYFLGAKGDTAATCAEALSVRCPGLIVAGARDGYFDIEDTAVADAVASSGARILLVAMGLPRQEKWVALHKKRLGGLLAVGVGGAFDVFAGRLSRAPALVQKVGMEWFYRLCQEPGRWSRDLRLASFVLRVLATRLGLYGRGAPR, encoded by the coding sequence GTGGCCGGCTATGCGGCGATGGTGGCGGGGTGCGGCGCCGCGGCGCTGCTCTGCGTGGGGGTCCAGTATTGCGCGAAACGGATGCTGGAGCCCCGCCAGTACGGCTATTTCCGCGACCTTCTGCTGGCGGGGTGCTGGATGCTCATGGCGCTGTGGTTTGGCGACGTCAACGCCCGTATCGTGGTGGGAGGCGCCTTTCTGGCCGGGATCGCGGGCCTTGGCGAGGACCTGTACTCCGACCGGCGCTGGCGCCTGGGCTACCTTCTGATCGGCGTCCTCTGCGCGCTTGCCGGTCCCTCGATCGCCTTCCTGCGGTTCGCGGATGGGGAATACGTCTACCTGACGCCCCTGGCGTCGGTGGTCGCCACGACCCTCTGGTTCACCCTGTTTCCCCTGCTGTTTCGTCATCTGGACGAGATTCCGGGGCTGCTGGGCCATATCCTCGCCGTCACGTTCTCGCTCATGCTCATGGCGGTGCTGTTGATGGGGCGCGCCGCGGCCGGTGCGTTCTTCATGGCCTTTTCGGGGATGGCCCTGCTCGGTGCCTTCTGGAGCCGGTTCGGCAATGCCTACAGGCAGGCGGGGCACGCCATGTCCGCGATGTGGAGCGTCCTCGCGGCCGGGACGGCGGTGCTGGGCGGCAGCAAAGGAATCGTCTTCAGCTCCATGCTCTTCCTCTCCCTGGGGCTCTTCGCGATCCCCCTGGCGGAGGTCTCGCTGCACTGGGCCAGCATGTTCTTCACGGAGCATCCCTATGGGACGGAACGGCTTTACCGCCGCATGATCGCCCGGGGCCTCGAGCACCCCGACGCCATTCGGTTCGTCGCGGGGCTCTGTGCGCTCGTGAGCATCGCCGCGGCGCTTCTCCAGTCCCCGACGACCTATCGGGCCTGGGTCTGGTGGCTGGCCGCCGGGCTCTGTTCCCTGGGGGTGGTGGTGCCCCTCCTGCTGCGCCGCCGGTCCCGGTCGCCGATGAGTGGGGAAAAGCCGTCGCTCTGGGGCGTTCGGATCGACAACGTCTCCATGAATTACGCGGTGTCCCGGGCGCGGGGGCTGATTCTGAGCCCCGGGGAGGAGGCCCGCCTCGTCGCGACCGTCAACGCCCTGGGAATGGAGGAGGCCGTGCGGGACCCCGACTACCGTGCGGCTCTCGGTGATGCCTCCATGGTCCTGGCGGATGGGGTCGGGCTCCTCTGGGGAATGCGCTTTCTGGGCATGTCCCTGCAGGAACGGGTGACGGGGATCGATTTTGCCGAGCAGCTCTGCCGCGTCGCGGCGGTCGAGGAGTGGCCCGTATACTTCCTGGGAGCCAAGGGGGACACGGCCGCGACCTGCGCGGAGGCCCTCTCGGTGCGCTGCCCCGGGCTGATCGTCGCGGGTGCGCGGGACGGGTACTTCGACATCGAGGACACGGCTGTGGCCGACGCCGTCGCGTCGAGCGGAGCGCGCATCCTCCTGGTCGCGATGGGCCTCCCCCGGCAGGAGAAGTGGGTTGCGCTTCACAAAAAACGACTGGGCGGCCTCCTGGCGGTAGGAGTGGGGGGAGCTTTCGACGTGTTTGCCGGCCGCCTCTCCCGGGCCCCGGCCCTGGTGCAGAAGGTCGGGATGGAGTGGTTCTACCGGCTCTGCCAGGAGCCGGGCCGCTGGAGCCGGGACCTGAGGCTGGCGTCCTTCGTCCTCCGCGTCCTGGCGACGCGCCTGGGGCTGTACGGGAGAGGGGCGCCTCGCTGA
- a CDS encoding 23S rRNA (pseudouridine(1915)-N(3))-methyltransferase RlmH, giving the protein MKILVLAVGRPREKRLASLADEYLARIRPAGLVGVERVPDVAAGRPAEVVEREGQELLKRIRPRDCVVLLREDGTERSSRELASFLAERMEATAGRVVMVVGGPWGTSRGLGERADALLSLSRMTFTHEMCFLFLAEQLYRAFSILAGTGYHH; this is encoded by the coding sequence ATGAAGATCCTCGTCCTGGCCGTCGGCAGGCCCAGGGAGAAAAGGCTGGCCTCGCTGGCGGACGAGTATCTGGCGCGGATTCGGCCTGCGGGGCTCGTCGGCGTGGAACGGGTGCCCGACGTCGCCGCTGGCCGGCCGGCGGAGGTGGTCGAGCGCGAGGGGCAGGAGCTATTGAAGCGCATCCGGCCTCGAGACTGCGTCGTGCTGCTCCGGGAGGACGGGACGGAACGGTCCAGCCGGGAGCTGGCCTCCTTTTTGGCCGAGAGGATGGAGGCGACGGCGGGACGCGTGGTGATGGTCGTCGGCGGCCCCTGGGGCACGAGCCGCGGGCTCGGGGAGCGGGCGGACGCCCTCCTGTCCCTCTCCCGCATGACGTTTACGCACGAGATGTGTTTCCTCTTCCTCGCCGAGCAGCTGTACCGTGCCTTTTCGATCCTGGCGGGGACGGGATATCACCACTAA
- a CDS encoding YbaB/EbfC family nucleoid-associated protein, with translation MKLNNMMKQAQKMQAQMMEIQEKLGEETVEASVGGGMVKAVFTGQGALVEIRIDPEVIKPEEREMLEDLVTAAVNEGLLKSKELANARMGAVTGALGSLGLGF, from the coding sequence GTGAAGCTGAACAACATGATGAAGCAGGCCCAGAAGATGCAGGCCCAGATGATGGAGATCCAGGAGAAGCTCGGGGAGGAGACCGTCGAGGCCAGCGTCGGAGGCGGGATGGTCAAGGCCGTCTTTACGGGGCAGGGCGCCCTGGTGGAGATCCGCATCGACCCCGAGGTGATCAAGCCCGAGGAGCGGGAGATGCTGGAGGACCTGGTGACCGCGGCGGTCAACGAGGGGCTGCTGAAGAGCAAGGAACTGGCGAACGCCCGGATGGGCGCCGTCACCGGAGCCCTGGGCTCGCTGGGGCTGGGCTTCTAG
- the recR gene encoding recombination mediator RecR gives MDPIARLISHFTKFPGVGNKSARRMVFYLLKQDAAQLRELGAGIASLKDDLHTCSECGNISDGDPCPICRDALRDRRTLCVVENIDDLVSFEQAGIYNGLYHVLGGRVSPFDDEDLSPESVEFLLRHIRDLRAEEVIIATNPRMEGDLTYYALLDILRGLDGPEEKSGEKLRVTRLAFGLPVGGSIEFADRMTLHTALESRTTALRD, from the coding sequence TTGGACCCGATCGCCCGCCTGATCTCTCATTTCACGAAGTTTCCGGGCGTGGGGAACAAGAGCGCCCGGAGGATGGTCTTCTACCTTTTGAAACAGGACGCCGCGCAGCTCAGGGAGCTTGGCGCGGGCATCGCCTCCCTCAAGGACGACCTCCACACCTGCAGCGAGTGCGGAAACATATCGGACGGGGATCCCTGTCCGATATGCCGCGACGCCCTGCGGGACCGCAGGACGCTCTGCGTCGTGGAGAACATCGACGACCTCGTCTCCTTCGAACAGGCCGGCATCTACAACGGGCTCTATCACGTGCTGGGGGGCAGGGTCTCCCCGTTCGACGACGAGGACCTGAGCCCGGAGAGCGTGGAGTTCCTTCTGAGGCACATCCGGGACCTGAGGGCCGAGGAGGTCATCATTGCGACGAACCCCCGCATGGAGGGCGACCTCACCTACTATGCCCTTCTGGACATCCTGCGGGGGCTCGACGGCCCGGAGGAGAAGTCGGGTGAGAAGCTCAGGGTCACGCGCCTTGCCTTCGGGCTTCCGGTCGGAGGCTCCATAGAGTTTGCGGACCGCATGACGCTCCATACGGCGCTCGAGTCCCGGACGACGGCCCTGCGGGACTGA
- the ispF gene encoding 2-C-methyl-D-erythritol 2,4-cyclodiphosphate synthase, which produces MKRFSFLIVAGGSGSRIGGERKQFRLLEGRPLWRWSADLAASLWRDGIAEVVLVLPRGEVAPQPWPESGPVPLRLAEGGASRPESVMNGLAACSCDYVMVHDAARPLVSGALLKKLMEATDERFGAVPVLPVAEAVKRIDAEGRVGAVNREGLFTTQTPQSFFRRGLESVLERYGASVKDEAEAWLAAGLELRCLEGERLNFKVTWPEDLRVARALARERGGGAVRTGLGYDVHRLVPERPLILGGVRIEDSPLGLLGHSDADLLAHAVSDALLGAVGLPDIGNLFPASDEAYRNADSMELLRRVVERVREERWNVVWVDAVIQAQIPRLNVHLPEMRSRLSALLSPDGPNCVNLKAKSAEGTGDPGLGRSMTCWAAATLAREGVGE; this is translated from the coding sequence GTGAAGCGTTTTTCGTTTCTGATCGTTGCGGGAGGGAGCGGAAGCCGCATCGGTGGGGAGAGGAAGCAGTTTCGACTCCTGGAGGGCCGGCCGCTGTGGCGCTGGAGCGCGGACCTGGCGGCGTCGCTGTGGCGCGACGGAATCGCGGAGGTCGTCCTGGTGCTTCCCCGTGGCGAGGTCGCCCCTCAGCCCTGGCCGGAGTCCGGTCCCGTCCCGCTCCGCCTGGCCGAGGGAGGGGCCTCGCGGCCGGAGTCCGTCATGAACGGTCTTGCGGCCTGCTCGTGCGATTACGTGATGGTGCATGACGCGGCCCGTCCCCTCGTGAGCGGGGCCCTGCTGAAAAAGCTGATGGAGGCGACGGACGAGCGATTCGGGGCCGTCCCCGTCCTGCCGGTCGCCGAGGCGGTCAAGCGCATCGACGCGGAGGGCCGCGTCGGCGCCGTGAACCGCGAGGGGCTCTTCACGACCCAGACGCCCCAGTCCTTTTTTCGCAGAGGTCTGGAGTCCGTGCTGGAGAGGTACGGGGCGTCCGTCAAGGACGAGGCCGAGGCCTGGCTTGCCGCGGGGCTGGAGCTTCGATGTCTGGAGGGGGAGCGCTTGAATTTCAAGGTTACGTGGCCGGAGGACCTGCGCGTGGCGAGGGCTCTGGCCCGTGAGCGTGGAGGGGGGGCAGTCCGTACCGGCCTGGGGTACGACGTGCACCGCCTGGTTCCGGAGCGTCCGTTGATCCTGGGAGGGGTCCGCATCGAGGACTCCCCCCTGGGGCTTCTCGGGCACTCGGACGCGGATCTCCTGGCCCATGCCGTCTCGGACGCCCTGCTTGGGGCGGTGGGGTTGCCGGATATCGGCAATCTGTTCCCCGCCTCGGACGAGGCTTATCGGAACGCGGACAGCATGGAGCTGCTGCGGCGCGTCGTGGAGAGGGTCCGGGAGGAGCGATGGAACGTCGTCTGGGTGGATGCGGTGATCCAGGCCCAGATCCCGCGCCTGAACGTCCACCTGCCTGAGATGCGGTCCCGGCTGTCGGCGCTGCTGAGCCCCGACGGCCCGAACTGTGTCAACCTCAAGGCGAAGTCCGCGGAGGGGACGGGCGACCCCGGCCTGGGGCGCTCCATGACCTGCTGGGCGGCCGCGACCCTGGCCCGCGAGGGGGTGGGGGAGTGA